From a region of the Oncorhynchus tshawytscha isolate Ot180627B linkage group LG14, Otsh_v2.0, whole genome shotgun sequence genome:
- the LOC112267019 gene encoding RILP-like protein 1 has protein sequence MHTGANMENDCDINDQKQDVKKTGCCFERTCSALTVDDVYEMAKLIGSEVEKLIDSYGKESATVLLPKIVKVLEFLESFASRNNAHKSKEEELLKAFETLHVQKQKKTRSVKEYDESRKIEIQREVQQQEEAEKQSSRCEELQAQVLHLQTEIQELQSCLRGNHAQEDRVQRQEREVMLKLKEVVDKQRDELRAKVQQIASMSKEVEALQEQLERFMKMNGELRHKQSIVTAQVKNAVERKADMEADLREKQKEIECLTTQLEKANAAVGTASPCRTEWDLTGKLVIDLKDPNRPCFTKQEIREMLTERNELKANLFLVQEELSYYQREILNDERCPGFLPEAVRSAIKKQKTVIKAKMLGMPEDKCSSDEEKGPLFERRAETETERDSTHSKPHESRIRNLFGFLTRSGSNHSSRSPSENKAASSWEIIDDTKTTTETETRRSP, from the exons ATGCACACTGGTGCAAACATGGAGAATGATTGCGATATTAACGATCAAAAGCAAGACGTCAAGAAGACCGGGTGTTGTTTTGAAAGGACATGTTCAGCATTAACTGTGGATGATGTATACGAAATGGCTAAATTGATTGGCTCGGAAGTGGAAAAACTTATTGACAGCTACGGTAAAGAGAGCGCCACAGTACTGCTGCCTAAAATAGTCAAAGTTCTAGAGTTTTTGGAGAGCTTCGCCTCGCGGAACAATGCACACAAGTCAAAAGAAGAAGAATTACTCAAAGCATTTGAAACGCTACATGTACAGAAACAGAAGAAGACAAGATCTGTGAAAGAATACGACGAAAGCAGAAAGATTGAAATACAGCGG GAggtgcagcagcaggaggaggcagagaagcAGAGCAGCAGGTGCGAGGAGCTGCAGGCCCAAGTGTTACATCTACAGACTGAGATTCAGGAGTTACAGAGCTGCCTGAGGGGCAACCATGCCCAGGAAG ACCGTGTACAACGGCAGGAGCGGGAGGTGATGCTGAAACTGAAGGAAGTGGTTGACAAGCAGAGAGATGAGCTGAGGGCCAAAGTACAGCAGATAGCCAGCATGTCTAAAGAGGTGGAGGCG ctgcAGGAGCAGTTGGAGCGCTTCATGAAGATGAATGGGGAGCTGAGACACAAGCAGAGCATCGTCACGGCCCAGGTGAAGAATGCTGTGGAGAGGAAGGCTGACATGGAGGCAGAcctcagagagaaacagaaagagatagAATGCCTCACCACCCAGCTGGAAAAGGCCAACGCTGCTGTGGGCACG GCCAGTCCATGTAGGACAGAGTGGGACCTGACAGGCAAGCTGGTGATAGACCTTAAGGACCCCAACAGACCCTGTTTCACCAAGCAGGAAATCAGAGAGATGCTGACAGAGAGGAACGAGCTCAAAGCCAACCTGTTCCTGGTGCAGGAGGAACTCTCCTACTACCAGAG GGAGATCCTGAATGATGAGCGGTGTCCAGGATTCTTGCCGGAGGCAGTACGTTCTGCCATAAAGAAACagaaaactgtcatcaaggccaagATGCTGGGCATGCCAGAAGACAAATGCAGCAG TGATGAGGAGAAAGGCCCCCTGtttgagaggagagcagagacagaaacCGAGAGAGACAGCACACACAGCAAACCACATGAGTCTCGCATCAGGAACCT CTTTGGCTTCCTGACTCGCTCCGGCAGCAACCACAGCAGCCGTAGTCCCAGTGAAAACAAGGCTGCTTCTTCCTGGGAAATCATCGACGACACCAAGACCACCACGGAGACAGAAACCAGACGATCACCATGA
- the scarf1 gene encoding scavenger receptor class F member 1, translating to MGLFLTGLGLLLCCALSSPQRLAPSERNVCQDLRDPSTLVCCTGWRQQGEECTIPVCDGERACQQDEVCVYPGVCRCRPGYYGAHCKTRCPPEFWAPDCREMCKCHPHGRCDLITGECTCLPNRWGPLCQNACRCGRHGHCHPVHGNCTCDEGWWTPTCTKQCQCYPGTSTCDPLTGRCQCASGYWGQKCSLRCSCYKSSCQQKTGACECQNEWWGPSCDRRCNCDLKHSECHAVSGECLCQPGYKGAVCNEPCGPGEYGSGCTLSCGHCKRGQSCSVVDGVCTACEPGWNGTRCDRPCKRGYYGNDCHEACPRCRNGEPCNPRTGACSRCDPGWTGPRCDKPCFNRTFGDACRFLCSPCFHGHCDHVTGSCVCGPGFQGQSCNITCPDQLYGFNCSSVCDCGEGTACHPETGACPYSGHRALIAGLLVPLILVLLGLVCCCCCCGGPTDGKDRVAVGDGGTSVRMKYHVYNVLANVSSAVPCISVWSSGLPRVTVSHHDPELTFNHSFIEPPSSGWVTDGSSFDSDEETGEALYCVPPREDIPAVAGGEFQEFQHEMSSKCNMFPDPSAFSVSAEDMSLPFGIPRTSSNAKSKRPSVSFAEGTRFSPKERRGSVQDLTPGAPRTKPKSPWGVLMLSALQAHGGKASEGEETETGEGGVDGCGGGTGPLEEPGSSGEAGDPDVDRYTATPSQAMSTLQVPGALVGRRRTISNAAVNRKGGQTPGSTSNGQQAEIDKGMDKVTTVYVTVGKAGVGRPLSKLELPSSEGPVQAMLRRLGSLQRHKDQEGGTRSKGKIPGAEGITKPPRRKLGARASVWEQGGHPPLGVEGPVGEGVPMRKPSRRKQHAHHSSPAVMGNTDDGTNTHPPPEGANATIMPTRPLSSILKSVPEVAGLEVMGERSAVRGENGDPAMQTETDSGYLTVGPAGVVTNAVSLSEVIANDGVVASVDDGANLYENVMIMHS from the exons ATGGGCCTGTTTCTGACGGGTCTAGGATTACTGCTCTGCtgtgccctctcctcccctcagagACTGGCTCCCTCAGAGAGAAATGTCTGCCAGGACCTCAG GGATCCCTCCACTCTTGTCTGTTGTACtggatggaggcaacagggagAGGAGTGTACTATAC CTGTGTGTGATGGCGAGCGGGCCTGCCAGCAGGATGAGGTGTGTGTATACCCGGGCGTCTGTCGCTGTCGCCCTGGCTACTATGGAGCCCACTGCAAGACAC GCTGCCCTCCAGAGTTCTGGGCACCGGACTGCCGTGAGATGTGCAAGTGCCACCCTCACGGGCGCTGTGACCTGATCACGGGCGAGTGCACATGCCTCCCCAACCGCTGGGGGCCACTCTGCCAGAACGCCTGCAGATGTGGCCGCCACGGGCACTGTCACCCTGTGCACGGCAACTGCACCTGCGACGAGGGCTGGTGGACACCCACCTGTACCAAGCAGTGCCAGTGCTACCCAGGCACCTCCACCTGCGACCCACTGACTGGCAG GTGTCAGTGTGCCTCAGGGTACTGGGGTCAGAAGTGCAGCCTTCGCTGTAGCTGCTACAAATCGTCATGCCAACAGAAGACGGGGGCGTGCGAGTGCCAGAACGAGTGGTGGGGTCCGTCGTGTGATCGCCGCTGTAACTGTGACCTGAAGCACAGCGAGTGTCATGCCGTCAGCGGGGAGTGTTTATGTCAGCCTGGGTACAAGGGAGCCGTCTGTAATGAGCCGTGTGGACCTGGGGAGTATGGCAGCGGGTGTACACTGAG CTGTGGCCACTGTAAACGAGGCCAGTCGTGCTCTGTGGTTGACGGTGTCTGTACGGCCTGTGAGCCTGGGTGGAACGGCACACGCTGTGACCGGCCGTGCAAGCGGGGTTACTATGGAAACGACTGCCATGAGGCCTGCCCACGCTGCAGGAACGGTGAACCATGCAACCCCAGGACGGGGGCGTGTTCACGATGTGATCCAGGATGGACCggacccag ATGTGACAAGCCATGCTTTAACAGAACATTCGGGGACGCCTGCCGCTTCCTGTGCAGCCCCTGTTTCCATGGCCACTGTGATCACGTGACAGGAAGTTGTGTCTGTGGGCCCGGGTTCCAGGGACAGAG TTGTAACATCACCTGTCCAGACCAGCTGTATGGCtttaactgttcctctgtctgtgaCTGTGGAGAGGGCACCGCCTGTCACCCAGAAACGGGGGCGTGTCCATACA gtgGTCACAGGGCTCTGATCGCTGGTCTCCTGGTCCCTCTGATCTTGGTGCTGCTGGGTctggtctgctgctgctgctgctgtggagGACCTACTGACGgcaaagacag GGTAGCAGTGGGTGACGGTGGTACCTCTGTCCGTATGAAGTATCATGTGTATAACGTCCTGGCCAACGTGAGCTCTGCTGtaccctgtatctctgtctggtcCTCTGGGCTACCCAGAGTCACAG TGTCCCACCACGACCCTGAGCTGACATTCAACCACAGTTTCATAGAGCCTCCCTCCTCAGGCTGGGTGACGGACGGATCCTCCTTCGACAGTGATGAGGAGACCGGAGAGGCTCTCTACTGTGTCCCCCCCAGAGAAg ACATCCCTGCAGTGGCGGGCGGTGAGTTCCAGGAGTTCCAGCATGAGATGAGTTCTAAGTGTAACATGTTCCCCGACCCCTCTGCCTTCAGCGTTAGTGCAGAAGACATGTCCCTCCCCTTTGGCATCCCCCGCACCTCGAGCAACGCCAAGTCCAAACGCCCCTCCGTCTCCTTTGCCGAAGGCACCAG GTTCAGCCCCAAGGAGCGCCGAGGCTCTGTCCAGGACCTGACTCCCGGGGCCCCCCGCACCAAACCTAAGTCCCCCTGGGGGGTCCTGATGCTGTCAGCCCTCCAGGCCCATGGAGGGAAGGCctcagagggggaagagacggagaCAGGTGAGGGGGGTGTGGATGGATGTGGAGGTGGGACTGGACCATTGGAAGAACCAGGATCCAGTGGTGAAGCAGGGGACCCCGATGTGGACAGGTACACGGCCACCCCGTCCCAAGCCATGTCTACCCTGCAGGTGCCTGGAGCATTGGTAGGAAGAAGACGCACCATATCCAACGCTGCTGTTAACAGAAAGGGTGGGCAAACACCAGGGTCCACATCCAATGGCCAGCAGGCAGAGATCGATAAAGGGATGGACAAGGTGACCACAGTGTACGTGACAGTGGGTAAGGCGGGGGTGGGGAGGCCCCTGTCTAAACTAGAGCTCCCCAGCTCGGAGGGCCCGGTACAGGCCATGCTACGCAGGCTAGGCAGCCTCCAGAGACATAAAGACCAGGAGGGGGGAACTAGGTCCAAGGGTAAGATCCCGGGGGCGGAGGGGATCACCAAGCCACCCAGGAGGAAGCTAGGGGCCAGGGCCAGTGTGTGGGAGCAGGGGGGTCACCCACCCTTGGGGGTGGAGGGTCCTGTAGGGGAAGGCGTACCTATGAGGAAACCCAGTAGGAGGAAACAGCACGCCCACCACAGCTCGCCTGCTGTCATGGGAAACACTGACGATGGCACTAACACTCACCCCCCACCAGAGGGTGCCAATGCCACCATTATGCCTACGAGGCCCCTGTCCTCCATTTTGAAAAGTGTGCCAGAGGTCGCTGGGTTAGAAGTCATGGGTGAAAGGTCAGCGGTGAGGGGAGAGAATGGTGACCCTGCGATGCAGACTGAGACTGACAGTGGATATCTAACAGTCGGGCCAGCTGGAGTTGTAACCAATGCTGTTAGTCTGAGTGAAGTCATCGCCAATGACGGAGTGGTGGCCAGTGTGGACGATGGAGCTAACCTATATGAGAATGTGATGATTATGCATTCCTAA